A genomic region of Phragmites australis chromosome 2, lpPhrAust1.1, whole genome shotgun sequence contains the following coding sequences:
- the LOC133897341 gene encoding DEAD-box ATP-dependent RNA helicase 14-like isoform X1 — protein MESSAPSKGPRYAPPDPTLPKPWRALIDGNTGYLYFWNTETKVVQYERPAAAAPPSSSSFAQPPNPYPVERARTSGPSESRSEAGVSYSRNAPPADDRALNDQSQARSAAGVNLVQNAPPTYQVSQAANGNLISPEAYRTKHEITIVGNEAPAPFMTFQSTGFPSEILREVQQAGFSAPTPIQAQSWPIAIKGRDIVAVAKTGSGKTLGYLLPGFLLLKRLQHNSREGPTVLVLSPTRELATQIQDEAIKFGRSSRISSVCLYGGAPKGPQLRDLERGADVVVATPGRLNDILEMNRVSLRQVSYLVLDEADRMLDMGFEPQIRKIVKQVPHRRQTLMFTATWPKEVRKIASDLLSNPVQVNIGNTDQLVANKSITQYVEVIPHSEKSRRLDQILRSQEHGSKIIIFCSTKRMCDQLARNLSRQYGTAAIHGDKSQSERDSVLSEFRSGRCPVLVATDVAARGLDIKDIRIVVNYDFPSGVEDYVHRIGRTGRAGATGSAYTFFGDQDSKYASDLVKILEGANQSVPPQLKDMALRGGYGGRSRRWASSDDSYGGQGYVSGYSKRSTDSSQPGGGSSFHSSSHNSTSGNLFGDTPRFHSSFGNSSHNNQTGDNLSFPPSSSNNQSGDNLSFHERFYGSGGGRNQSSTNNDGFRARSRSPPSKALGVSNW, from the exons ATGGAGTCGTCGGCGCCGTCCAAGGGCCCGCGCTACGCGCCGCCGGATCCGACGCTGCCCAAGCCGTGGAGGGCGCTCATCGACGGCAACACCGGCTACCTCTACTTCTGGAATACGGAGACCAAGGTCGTCCAGTACGAGCGCCCAGCCGCGGCCGCGCccccctcctcgtcctccttcgcGCAGCCTCCCAACCCCTACCCCGTGGAGAGGGCGAGGACCAGCGGACCTTCCGAG TCGCGCTCGGAAGCTGGGGTGAGCTACTCGCGCAATGCACCTCCCGCTGATGACAGGGCCCTGAATGATCAGTCGCAG GCACGCTCTGCAGCTGGAGTGAACCTTGTGCAAAATGCACCGCCCACTTATCAAGTTTCACAGGCAGCCAATGGAAACCTCATCTCACCAGAAGCATATCGTACCAAGCATGAGATTACTATTGTC GGAAATGAGGCTCCAGCGCCGTTCATGACATTTCAGTCTACAGGCTTCCCTTCAGAGATTCTAAGGGAG GTTCAGCAAGCAGGATTCTCTGCACCAACTCCTATCCAAGCTCAGTCATGGCCGATTGCTATTAAGGGTCGTGATATTGTAGCTGTGGCAAAGACAGGTTCTGGAAAAACACTGGGTTATCTCCTTCCAGGGTTTCTTCTTCTGAAGCGCCTACAGCATAATTCAAGGGAAGGCCCTACAGTATTAGTTTTGTCTCCAACAAGGGAATTGGCAACACAAATTCAAGATGAGGCAATCAAATTTGGCAGATCTTCAAGAATATCATCTGTT TGCTTGTATGGAGGTGCTCCAAAAGGCCCTCAGCTAAGAGATTTAGAACGTGGTGCTGATGTTGTTGTTGCAACTCCTGGAAGATTGAATGACATTTTAGAAATGAATAGAGTGAGCCTGCGTCAAGTATCATATCTTGTTCTTGATGAAGCTGACCGTATGCTTGATATGGGATTTGAGCCACAAATAAGAAAAATTGTGAAACAAGTACCACATAGACGGCAAACTCTTATGTTCACTGCCACTTGGCCAAAAGAGGTTAGAAAAATAGCCTCAGATTTACTGTCAAACCCTGTTCAAGTAAACATTGGGAACACTGATCAGCTGGTTGCAAATAAGTCTATCACTCAG TATGTGGAAGTTATCCCACATTCAGAGAAATCAAGACGACTTGATCAAATCTTGCGTTCACAAGAGCATGGGTCCAAAATCATTATATTTTGCTCCACAAAGAGGATGTGTGATCAGCTGGCACGGAATCTATCACGGCAGTACGGGACTGCTGCTATTCATGGTGATAAATCGCAGTCTGAGAGGGATTCCGTGTTGAGTGAATTTCGAAGCGGCAGGTGCCCAGTTCTTGTAGCCACTGATGTTGCTGCTCGAGGCTTAGACATAAAGGATATCAG AATCGTGGTTAACTATGATTTTCCTTCGGGCGTGGAGGACTATGTCCATAGAATTGGGAGAACAGGTAGGGCTGGTGCAACAGGCTCTGCCTATACATTCTTCGGTGACCAGGATTCAAAGTATGCTTCAGATCTTGTAAAGATTTTGGAGGGTGCAAACCAGTCTGTTCCGCCACAATTAAAAGATATGGCTCTTCGTGGAGGGTATGGTGGAAGGTCACGTCGCTGGGCATCTTCTGATGACTCTTATGGTGGTCAGGGATATGTTTCGGGTTATTCTAAAAGATCAACTGATAGCAGTCAGCCTGGGGGTGGTTCAAGCTTTCACTCGAG CTCCCATAACAGCACCAGTGGCAATCTGTTTGGTGATACTCCGAGGTTTCATTCCAG CTTTGGTAACAGCAGCCACAACAATCAGACTGGTGACAATCTGAGCTTTCCTCCCAG CTCCAGCAACAATCAATCCGGTGACAATCTCAGCTTTCATGAAAG GTTCTATGGATCAGGTGGTGGTAGGAATCAAAGCAGCACAAACAATGACGGTTTCCGTGCTAGGAGCAGGAGTCCTCCAAGCAAGGCTCTGGGAGTTTCCAACTGGTGA
- the LOC133897395 gene encoding uncharacterized protein At2g34160-like translates to MAVEEITEGVKELTVVGDAAASGAGGEGQRRGGGNRIQVSNTKKPLFFYVNLAKRYMQQHGEVELSALGMAIATVVTVAEILKNNGFAAEKKIRTSTVEINDEWRGRPSQKAKIEITLGKSDKFDELMAAAAEEREVEDDEEQA, encoded by the exons ATGGCGGTGGAGGAGATCACCGAGGGCGTGAAGGAACTCACCGTCGTGGGAGATGCGGCGGCTTCAGGCGCTGGCGGCGAGGGGCAGAGGAGGGGCGGCGGCAACCGCATCCAGGTGTCCAACACcaagaagcccctcttcttctaCGTCAACCTCGCCAAG AGGTATATGCAGCAGCACGGCGAGGTCGAGCTCTCCGCGCTCGGAATGG CCATTGCAACAGTTGTGACCGTGGCAGAGATTCTGAAGAACAATGGGTTTGCTGCTGAAAAGA AGATTAGGACATCTACTGTGGAAATAAACGATGAATGGAGAGGGCGTCCGTCCCAAAAGGCCAAG ATTGAGATAACGTTAGGAAAGAGTGACAAATTTGATGAGTTGATGGCCGCTGCTGCGGAAGAGCGGGAAgtggaagatgatgaagagCAGGCTTAA
- the LOC133897389 gene encoding embryo-specific protein ATS3A-like — MASSAVQPLRHRPPQRLALLALAVVSCLQLLLPAASQLSQPQPLPRPLARTATDAAAMAAPLEAAGEDRGLARRSCTYTVQIKTSCSSPRRSSDAVSLAFGDAYRDEVYAARLTPEYGFESCATDTFKVSGPCGYGVCYLYLRRTGRVGWTPEWVRVYEPTSSTPSTYRYGDPLPNGVWYGFNRCPHRAAAAKADADASSDAAAQAL, encoded by the coding sequence ATGGCCTCCAGCGCCGTACAACCGCTCCGTCACCGGCCACCGCAGCGCCTCGCCCTGCTCGCCCTCGCCGTCGTCTCCTGCCTGCaactcctcctccccgccgcgtcACAGCTGTCCCAGCCCCAGCCGCTTCCACGCCCTCTCGCGCGCACGGCCAccgacgccgccgccatggcGGCACCGCTGGAAGCAGCAGGAGAGGACCGCGGTCTCGCCCGGCGCTCGTGCACGTACACGGTGCAGATCAAGACGAGCTGCTCGTCCCCAAGGCGAAGCTCGGACGCGGTCAGCCTCGCGTTCGGGGACGCCTACCGCGACGAGGTGTACGCGGCGCGTCTGACGCCGGAGTACGGCTTCGAGTCGTGCGCCACGGACACGTTCAAGGTGAGCGGTCCCTGCGGCTACGGCGTCTGCTACCTCTACCTCCGCCGTACCGGACGCGTCGGATGGACGCCCGAGTGGGTCAGGGTGTACGAGCCCACGTCCAGCACGCCGTCCACCTACCGCTACGGTGACCCGCTCCCCAACGGCGTCTGGTACGGATTCAACCGCTGCCCGCACCGCGCCGCCGCTGCAAaggccgacgccgacgcctcTTCTGATGCTGCGGCCCAAGCACTGTAA
- the LOC133897376 gene encoding uncharacterized protein LOC133897376 isoform X1 codes for MGTRDRGGGGGSASRVGDGDVDLGEGWDWGSIPRLLSSACLFLCSGGCFGCYDKAAKQLGELSKSLITQDHNPTVGDTFWSTTTIEIEPADLRGVSSINISNWGLDQHGTGSSHSQPELVNNGLVLWEQTRQEWTEIRSLRPKVKQIREPVLSWNAAYESLLGSNKPFPQAIPLHEMVDFLVDIWEQEGMYD; via the exons ATGGGGACCCGcgaccgtggcggcggcgggggatcGGCGTCGAGGGTCGGTGACGGGGACGTCGACCTGGGCGAGGGCTGGGACTGGGGCAGCATCCCGCGGCTCCTCTCCTCCGCCTGCCTCTTCCTCTGCTCCGG AGGCTGTTTTGGATGCTATGATAAGGCTGCAAAGCAACTAGGTGAGCTGTCCAAGAGCTTAATCACCCAGGACCATAATCCCACCGTAGGAGACACATTTTGGAGTACAACCACCATCGAGATTGAACCAGCAGATCTCAGGGGCGTTTCTTCAATCAATATATCCAACTGGGGCCTTGATCAGCATGGAACTGGAAGCAGTCATAGCCAACCGGAACTTGTTAATAATG GACTCGTTCTTTGGGAACAGACTAGGCAGGAGTGGACTGAAATTAGAAGTCTACGACCGAAGGTGAAGCAGATTCGCGAACCAGTATTGAG TTGGAATGCAGCATACGAGAGTTTGCTTGGATCCAATAAGCCATTTCCTCAAGCCATTCCTCTTCAT GAGATGGTTGATTTTCTCGTGGACATCTGGGAGCAAGAGGGGATGTATGACTAG
- the LOC133897341 gene encoding DEAD-box ATP-dependent RNA helicase 14-like isoform X2: MESSAPSKGPRYAPPDPTLPKPWRALIDGNTGYLYFWNTETKVVQYERPAAAAPPSSSSFAQPPNPYPVERARTSGPSESRSEAGVSYSRNAPPADDRALNDQSQARSAAGVNLVQNAPPTYQVSQAANGNLISPEAYRTKHEITIVGNEAPAPFMTFQSTGFPSEILREVQQAGFSAPTPIQAQSWPIAIKGRDIVAVAKTGSGKTLGYLLPGFLLLKRLQHNSREGPTVLVLSPTRELATQIQDEAIKFGRSSRISSVCLYGGAPKGPQLRDLERGADVVVATPGRLNDILEMNRVSLRQVSYLVLDEADRMLDMGFEPQIRKIVKQVPHRRQTLMFTATWPKEVRKIASDLLSNPVQVNIGNTDQLVANKSITQYVEVIPHSEKSRRLDQILRSQEHGSKIIIFCSTKRMCDQLARNLSRQYGTAAIHGDKSQSERDSVLSEFRSGRCPVLVATDVAARGLDIKDIRIVVNYDFPSGVEDYVHRIGRTGRAGATGSAYTFFGDQDSKYASDLVKILEGANQSVPPQLKDMALRGGYGGRSRRWASSDDSYGGQGYVSGYSKRSTDSSQPGGGSSFHSSSHNSTSGNLFGDTPRFHSSSHNNQTGDNLSFPPSSSNNQSGDNLSFHERFYGSGGGRNQSSTNNDGFRARSRSPPSKALGVSNW, translated from the exons ATGGAGTCGTCGGCGCCGTCCAAGGGCCCGCGCTACGCGCCGCCGGATCCGACGCTGCCCAAGCCGTGGAGGGCGCTCATCGACGGCAACACCGGCTACCTCTACTTCTGGAATACGGAGACCAAGGTCGTCCAGTACGAGCGCCCAGCCGCGGCCGCGCccccctcctcgtcctccttcgcGCAGCCTCCCAACCCCTACCCCGTGGAGAGGGCGAGGACCAGCGGACCTTCCGAG TCGCGCTCGGAAGCTGGGGTGAGCTACTCGCGCAATGCACCTCCCGCTGATGACAGGGCCCTGAATGATCAGTCGCAG GCACGCTCTGCAGCTGGAGTGAACCTTGTGCAAAATGCACCGCCCACTTATCAAGTTTCACAGGCAGCCAATGGAAACCTCATCTCACCAGAAGCATATCGTACCAAGCATGAGATTACTATTGTC GGAAATGAGGCTCCAGCGCCGTTCATGACATTTCAGTCTACAGGCTTCCCTTCAGAGATTCTAAGGGAG GTTCAGCAAGCAGGATTCTCTGCACCAACTCCTATCCAAGCTCAGTCATGGCCGATTGCTATTAAGGGTCGTGATATTGTAGCTGTGGCAAAGACAGGTTCTGGAAAAACACTGGGTTATCTCCTTCCAGGGTTTCTTCTTCTGAAGCGCCTACAGCATAATTCAAGGGAAGGCCCTACAGTATTAGTTTTGTCTCCAACAAGGGAATTGGCAACACAAATTCAAGATGAGGCAATCAAATTTGGCAGATCTTCAAGAATATCATCTGTT TGCTTGTATGGAGGTGCTCCAAAAGGCCCTCAGCTAAGAGATTTAGAACGTGGTGCTGATGTTGTTGTTGCAACTCCTGGAAGATTGAATGACATTTTAGAAATGAATAGAGTGAGCCTGCGTCAAGTATCATATCTTGTTCTTGATGAAGCTGACCGTATGCTTGATATGGGATTTGAGCCACAAATAAGAAAAATTGTGAAACAAGTACCACATAGACGGCAAACTCTTATGTTCACTGCCACTTGGCCAAAAGAGGTTAGAAAAATAGCCTCAGATTTACTGTCAAACCCTGTTCAAGTAAACATTGGGAACACTGATCAGCTGGTTGCAAATAAGTCTATCACTCAG TATGTGGAAGTTATCCCACATTCAGAGAAATCAAGACGACTTGATCAAATCTTGCGTTCACAAGAGCATGGGTCCAAAATCATTATATTTTGCTCCACAAAGAGGATGTGTGATCAGCTGGCACGGAATCTATCACGGCAGTACGGGACTGCTGCTATTCATGGTGATAAATCGCAGTCTGAGAGGGATTCCGTGTTGAGTGAATTTCGAAGCGGCAGGTGCCCAGTTCTTGTAGCCACTGATGTTGCTGCTCGAGGCTTAGACATAAAGGATATCAG AATCGTGGTTAACTATGATTTTCCTTCGGGCGTGGAGGACTATGTCCATAGAATTGGGAGAACAGGTAGGGCTGGTGCAACAGGCTCTGCCTATACATTCTTCGGTGACCAGGATTCAAAGTATGCTTCAGATCTTGTAAAGATTTTGGAGGGTGCAAACCAGTCTGTTCCGCCACAATTAAAAGATATGGCTCTTCGTGGAGGGTATGGTGGAAGGTCACGTCGCTGGGCATCTTCTGATGACTCTTATGGTGGTCAGGGATATGTTTCGGGTTATTCTAAAAGATCAACTGATAGCAGTCAGCCTGGGGGTGGTTCAAGCTTTCACTCGAG CTCCCATAACAGCACCAGTGGCAATCTGTTTGGTGATACTCCGAGGTTTCATTCCAG CAGCCACAACAATCAGACTGGTGACAATCTGAGCTTTCCTCCCAG CTCCAGCAACAATCAATCCGGTGACAATCTCAGCTTTCATGAAAG GTTCTATGGATCAGGTGGTGGTAGGAATCAAAGCAGCACAAACAATGACGGTTTCCGTGCTAGGAGCAGGAGTCCTCCAAGCAAGGCTCTGGGAGTTTCCAACTGGTGA
- the LOC133897341 gene encoding DEAD-box ATP-dependent RNA helicase 14-like isoform X3, whose protein sequence is MESSAPSKGPRYAPPDPTLPKPWRALIDGNTGYLYFWNTETKVVQYERPAAAAPPSSSSFAQPPNPYPVERARTSGPSESRSEAGVSYSRNAPPADDRALNDQSQARSAAGVNLVQNAPPTYQVSQAANGNLISPEAYRTKHEITIVGNEAPAPFMTFQSTGFPSEILREVQQAGFSAPTPIQAQSWPIAIKGRDIVAVAKTGSGKTLGYLLPGFLLLKRLQHNSREGPTVLVLSPTRELATQIQDEAIKFGRSSRISSVCLYGGAPKGPQLRDLERGADVVVATPGRLNDILEMNRVSLRQVSYLVLDEADRMLDMGFEPQIRKIVKQVPHRRQTLMFTATWPKEVRKIASDLLSNPVQVNIGNTDQLVANKSITQYVEVIPHSEKSRRLDQILRSQEHGSKIIIFCSTKRMCDQLARNLSRQYGTAAIHGDKSQSERDSVLSEFRSGRCPVLVATDVAARGLDIKDIRIVVNYDFPSGVEDYVHRIGRTGRAGATGSAYTFFGDQDSKYASDLVKILEGANQSVPPQLKDMALRGGYGGRSRRWASSDDSYGGQGYVSGYSKRSTDSSQPGGGSSFHSSSHNSTSGNLFGDTPRFHSSHNNQTGDNLSFPPSSSNNQSGDNLSFHERFYGSGGGRNQSSTNNDGFRARSRSPPSKALGVSNW, encoded by the exons ATGGAGTCGTCGGCGCCGTCCAAGGGCCCGCGCTACGCGCCGCCGGATCCGACGCTGCCCAAGCCGTGGAGGGCGCTCATCGACGGCAACACCGGCTACCTCTACTTCTGGAATACGGAGACCAAGGTCGTCCAGTACGAGCGCCCAGCCGCGGCCGCGCccccctcctcgtcctccttcgcGCAGCCTCCCAACCCCTACCCCGTGGAGAGGGCGAGGACCAGCGGACCTTCCGAG TCGCGCTCGGAAGCTGGGGTGAGCTACTCGCGCAATGCACCTCCCGCTGATGACAGGGCCCTGAATGATCAGTCGCAG GCACGCTCTGCAGCTGGAGTGAACCTTGTGCAAAATGCACCGCCCACTTATCAAGTTTCACAGGCAGCCAATGGAAACCTCATCTCACCAGAAGCATATCGTACCAAGCATGAGATTACTATTGTC GGAAATGAGGCTCCAGCGCCGTTCATGACATTTCAGTCTACAGGCTTCCCTTCAGAGATTCTAAGGGAG GTTCAGCAAGCAGGATTCTCTGCACCAACTCCTATCCAAGCTCAGTCATGGCCGATTGCTATTAAGGGTCGTGATATTGTAGCTGTGGCAAAGACAGGTTCTGGAAAAACACTGGGTTATCTCCTTCCAGGGTTTCTTCTTCTGAAGCGCCTACAGCATAATTCAAGGGAAGGCCCTACAGTATTAGTTTTGTCTCCAACAAGGGAATTGGCAACACAAATTCAAGATGAGGCAATCAAATTTGGCAGATCTTCAAGAATATCATCTGTT TGCTTGTATGGAGGTGCTCCAAAAGGCCCTCAGCTAAGAGATTTAGAACGTGGTGCTGATGTTGTTGTTGCAACTCCTGGAAGATTGAATGACATTTTAGAAATGAATAGAGTGAGCCTGCGTCAAGTATCATATCTTGTTCTTGATGAAGCTGACCGTATGCTTGATATGGGATTTGAGCCACAAATAAGAAAAATTGTGAAACAAGTACCACATAGACGGCAAACTCTTATGTTCACTGCCACTTGGCCAAAAGAGGTTAGAAAAATAGCCTCAGATTTACTGTCAAACCCTGTTCAAGTAAACATTGGGAACACTGATCAGCTGGTTGCAAATAAGTCTATCACTCAG TATGTGGAAGTTATCCCACATTCAGAGAAATCAAGACGACTTGATCAAATCTTGCGTTCACAAGAGCATGGGTCCAAAATCATTATATTTTGCTCCACAAAGAGGATGTGTGATCAGCTGGCACGGAATCTATCACGGCAGTACGGGACTGCTGCTATTCATGGTGATAAATCGCAGTCTGAGAGGGATTCCGTGTTGAGTGAATTTCGAAGCGGCAGGTGCCCAGTTCTTGTAGCCACTGATGTTGCTGCTCGAGGCTTAGACATAAAGGATATCAG AATCGTGGTTAACTATGATTTTCCTTCGGGCGTGGAGGACTATGTCCATAGAATTGGGAGAACAGGTAGGGCTGGTGCAACAGGCTCTGCCTATACATTCTTCGGTGACCAGGATTCAAAGTATGCTTCAGATCTTGTAAAGATTTTGGAGGGTGCAAACCAGTCTGTTCCGCCACAATTAAAAGATATGGCTCTTCGTGGAGGGTATGGTGGAAGGTCACGTCGCTGGGCATCTTCTGATGACTCTTATGGTGGTCAGGGATATGTTTCGGGTTATTCTAAAAGATCAACTGATAGCAGTCAGCCTGGGGGTGGTTCAAGCTTTCACTCGAG CTCCCATAACAGCACCAGTGGCAATCTGTTTGGTGATACTCCGAGGTTTCATTCCAG CCACAACAATCAGACTGGTGACAATCTGAGCTTTCCTCCCAG CTCCAGCAACAATCAATCCGGTGACAATCTCAGCTTTCATGAAAG GTTCTATGGATCAGGTGGTGGTAGGAATCAAAGCAGCACAAACAATGACGGTTTCCGTGCTAGGAGCAGGAGTCCTCCAAGCAAGGCTCTGGGAGTTTCCAACTGGTGA
- the LOC133897376 gene encoding uncharacterized protein LOC133897376 isoform X2 — protein MGTRDRGGGGGSASRVGDGDVDLGEGWDWGSIPRLLSSACLFLCSGGCFGCYDKAAKQLGELSKSLITQDHNPTVGDTFWSTTTIEIEPADLRGVSSINISNWGLDQHGTGSSHSQPELVNNVGMQHTRVCLDPISHFLKPFLFMRWLIFSWTSGSKRGCMTSSNAFAEIT, from the exons ATGGGGACCCGcgaccgtggcggcggcgggggatcGGCGTCGAGGGTCGGTGACGGGGACGTCGACCTGGGCGAGGGCTGGGACTGGGGCAGCATCCCGCGGCTCCTCTCCTCCGCCTGCCTCTTCCTCTGCTCCGG AGGCTGTTTTGGATGCTATGATAAGGCTGCAAAGCAACTAGGTGAGCTGTCCAAGAGCTTAATCACCCAGGACCATAATCCCACCGTAGGAGACACATTTTGGAGTACAACCACCATCGAGATTGAACCAGCAGATCTCAGGGGCGTTTCTTCAATCAATATATCCAACTGGGGCCTTGATCAGCATGGAACTGGAAGCAGTCATAGCCAACCGGAACTTGTTAATAATG TTGGAATGCAGCATACGAGAGTTTGCTTGGATCCAATAAGCCATTTCCTCAAGCCATTCCTCTTCAT GAGATGGTTGATTTTCTCGTGGACATCTGGGAGCAAGAGGGGATGTATGACTAGCTCAAATGCTTTCGCAGAAATAACATAG
- the LOC133897341 gene encoding DEAD-box ATP-dependent RNA helicase 14-like isoform X4, protein MESSAPSKGPRYAPPDPTLPKPWRALIDGNTGYLYFWNTETKVVQYERPAAAAPPSSSSFAQPPNPYPVERARTSGPSEARSAAGVNLVQNAPPTYQVSQAANGNLISPEAYRTKHEITIVGNEAPAPFMTFQSTGFPSEILREVQQAGFSAPTPIQAQSWPIAIKGRDIVAVAKTGSGKTLGYLLPGFLLLKRLQHNSREGPTVLVLSPTRELATQIQDEAIKFGRSSRISSVCLYGGAPKGPQLRDLERGADVVVATPGRLNDILEMNRVSLRQVSYLVLDEADRMLDMGFEPQIRKIVKQVPHRRQTLMFTATWPKEVRKIASDLLSNPVQVNIGNTDQLVANKSITQYVEVIPHSEKSRRLDQILRSQEHGSKIIIFCSTKRMCDQLARNLSRQYGTAAIHGDKSQSERDSVLSEFRSGRCPVLVATDVAARGLDIKDIRIVVNYDFPSGVEDYVHRIGRTGRAGATGSAYTFFGDQDSKYASDLVKILEGANQSVPPQLKDMALRGGYGGRSRRWASSDDSYGGQGYVSGYSKRSTDSSQPGGGSSFHSSSHNSTSGNLFGDTPRFHSSFGNSSHNNQTGDNLSFPPSSSNNQSGDNLSFHERFYGSGGGRNQSSTNNDGFRARSRSPPSKALGVSNW, encoded by the exons ATGGAGTCGTCGGCGCCGTCCAAGGGCCCGCGCTACGCGCCGCCGGATCCGACGCTGCCCAAGCCGTGGAGGGCGCTCATCGACGGCAACACCGGCTACCTCTACTTCTGGAATACGGAGACCAAGGTCGTCCAGTACGAGCGCCCAGCCGCGGCCGCGCccccctcctcgtcctccttcgcGCAGCCTCCCAACCCCTACCCCGTGGAGAGGGCGAGGACCAGCGGACCTTCCGAG GCACGCTCTGCAGCTGGAGTGAACCTTGTGCAAAATGCACCGCCCACTTATCAAGTTTCACAGGCAGCCAATGGAAACCTCATCTCACCAGAAGCATATCGTACCAAGCATGAGATTACTATTGTC GGAAATGAGGCTCCAGCGCCGTTCATGACATTTCAGTCTACAGGCTTCCCTTCAGAGATTCTAAGGGAG GTTCAGCAAGCAGGATTCTCTGCACCAACTCCTATCCAAGCTCAGTCATGGCCGATTGCTATTAAGGGTCGTGATATTGTAGCTGTGGCAAAGACAGGTTCTGGAAAAACACTGGGTTATCTCCTTCCAGGGTTTCTTCTTCTGAAGCGCCTACAGCATAATTCAAGGGAAGGCCCTACAGTATTAGTTTTGTCTCCAACAAGGGAATTGGCAACACAAATTCAAGATGAGGCAATCAAATTTGGCAGATCTTCAAGAATATCATCTGTT TGCTTGTATGGAGGTGCTCCAAAAGGCCCTCAGCTAAGAGATTTAGAACGTGGTGCTGATGTTGTTGTTGCAACTCCTGGAAGATTGAATGACATTTTAGAAATGAATAGAGTGAGCCTGCGTCAAGTATCATATCTTGTTCTTGATGAAGCTGACCGTATGCTTGATATGGGATTTGAGCCACAAATAAGAAAAATTGTGAAACAAGTACCACATAGACGGCAAACTCTTATGTTCACTGCCACTTGGCCAAAAGAGGTTAGAAAAATAGCCTCAGATTTACTGTCAAACCCTGTTCAAGTAAACATTGGGAACACTGATCAGCTGGTTGCAAATAAGTCTATCACTCAG TATGTGGAAGTTATCCCACATTCAGAGAAATCAAGACGACTTGATCAAATCTTGCGTTCACAAGAGCATGGGTCCAAAATCATTATATTTTGCTCCACAAAGAGGATGTGTGATCAGCTGGCACGGAATCTATCACGGCAGTACGGGACTGCTGCTATTCATGGTGATAAATCGCAGTCTGAGAGGGATTCCGTGTTGAGTGAATTTCGAAGCGGCAGGTGCCCAGTTCTTGTAGCCACTGATGTTGCTGCTCGAGGCTTAGACATAAAGGATATCAG AATCGTGGTTAACTATGATTTTCCTTCGGGCGTGGAGGACTATGTCCATAGAATTGGGAGAACAGGTAGGGCTGGTGCAACAGGCTCTGCCTATACATTCTTCGGTGACCAGGATTCAAAGTATGCTTCAGATCTTGTAAAGATTTTGGAGGGTGCAAACCAGTCTGTTCCGCCACAATTAAAAGATATGGCTCTTCGTGGAGGGTATGGTGGAAGGTCACGTCGCTGGGCATCTTCTGATGACTCTTATGGTGGTCAGGGATATGTTTCGGGTTATTCTAAAAGATCAACTGATAGCAGTCAGCCTGGGGGTGGTTCAAGCTTTCACTCGAG CTCCCATAACAGCACCAGTGGCAATCTGTTTGGTGATACTCCGAGGTTTCATTCCAG CTTTGGTAACAGCAGCCACAACAATCAGACTGGTGACAATCTGAGCTTTCCTCCCAG CTCCAGCAACAATCAATCCGGTGACAATCTCAGCTTTCATGAAAG GTTCTATGGATCAGGTGGTGGTAGGAATCAAAGCAGCACAAACAATGACGGTTTCCGTGCTAGGAGCAGGAGTCCTCCAAGCAAGGCTCTGGGAGTTTCCAACTGGTGA